In the Alkaliphilus oremlandii OhILAs genome, one interval contains:
- the rsgA gene encoding ribosome small subunit-dependent GTPase A: MKKVNLYDLGLSEKHIQESKILDENLMIARVSVQYRDLYKVIMENGEIFAQVSGKMSYFSKDSIQYPAVGDWVLVDRDTDINGHAIIHHILTRKSCFERKIAGLKSDSQIIATNVDTVFICMSLNNDFNIRRLERYIAVAWESMATPVVVLTKSDLCEDIQQKLLEIGTVAMGVDVLVTSSILEEGYSSIQKYIENGRTVAFIGSSGVGKSTLINKLIGEEVLKTNGIRDDHKGKHTTTHRQLFVVPNLGVIIDTPGMRELGIVSADLERSFDDIEKIAKDCKFTDCKHEGEPHCAVREAIEKGDLDIERLKSYKKLQRELKYNELRANQLEREKIKEMFGSKGAMKQTRDFIKNKNSRR, encoded by the coding sequence TTGAAGAAAGTAAATTTATATGATTTAGGATTAAGCGAAAAGCACATTCAAGAGTCTAAAATATTAGATGAAAATTTAATGATTGCAAGAGTATCTGTACAGTACAGAGATCTCTATAAAGTAATTATGGAAAATGGAGAAATTTTTGCACAGGTTTCGGGGAAAATGAGTTATTTTTCTAAGGATTCTATACAGTATCCAGCGGTTGGAGATTGGGTGTTGGTCGATAGAGATACGGATATCAATGGGCATGCAATTATCCATCATATACTTACGAGGAAAAGCTGTTTTGAAAGGAAAATTGCTGGCCTAAAAAGTGACAGTCAAATCATTGCTACGAATGTGGATACAGTTTTCATCTGTATGTCACTGAACAACGATTTCAATATCAGAAGGCTAGAACGATATATTGCGGTTGCTTGGGAGAGCATGGCCACTCCGGTTGTTGTCTTAACGAAATCTGATCTATGTGAAGATATTCAACAGAAGCTTTTGGAAATTGGTACAGTAGCAATGGGTGTCGATGTATTAGTTACTAGCAGTATTTTGGAGGAAGGCTACTCCAGTATTCAAAAATATATTGAAAATGGAAGGACTGTGGCTTTTATCGGATCATCCGGTGTTGGAAAATCTACTTTAATCAATAAATTAATTGGTGAAGAAGTTTTGAAAACCAATGGTATACGAGATGACCATAAAGGAAAGCACACCACAACCCATCGACAGCTATTTGTAGTGCCAAACCTAGGGGTTATTATTGATACCCCTGGAATGAGAGAACTTGGCATCGTCAGTGCAGATCTAGAGCGATCCTTTGATGATATAGAGAAAATTGCGAAAGATTGCAAGTTCACAGACTGTAAACATGAAGGAGAGCCTCATTGCGCAGTCAGAGAAGCTATTGAAAAGGGAGATCTGGATATCGAGCGTTTGAAAAGCTATAAGAAACTTCAAAGGGAGTTAAAATATAATGAACTGAGAGCCAATCAGCTAGAACGTGAGAAGATAAAAGAGATGTTCGGCAGCAAAGGCGCTATGAAGCAGACGAGAGATTTTATCAAAAATAAGAATTCACGCAGGTAG
- a CDS encoding DUF1653 domain-containing protein, which yields MDKRTLKIGKKYKHFKGNEYLVLYLAKHSETEEDLVVYKALYGEFGIWVRPLAMFLGTTEVHGKQINRFEEAED from the coding sequence TTGGATAAGAGAACTCTAAAAATAGGAAAAAAATATAAGCATTTCAAAGGAAATGAATATTTGGTTTTATATCTAGCGAAGCATTCGGAAACAGAGGAAGATCTTGTCGTATATAAGGCGCTGTACGGTGAATTTGGTATATGGGTCAGACCTCTTGCTATGTTTTTGGGGACCACGGAGGTTCATGGGAAACAGATCAACAGATTCGAAGAAGCCGAAGATTAA
- a CDS encoding GIY-YIG nuclease family protein: MDRKKELKEQYRMMKPEMGIYIVRSHFNNKCFIEATKDLKGTINGSRFKLEAGNHPNRELQKEWREHGKENFTIEILENLEYDKDETKTDYTEDLTLLRMIWEEKLIKEDRELYKK, from the coding sequence GTGGATAGAAAAAAAGAGTTAAAAGAACAGTATCGAATGATGAAACCAGAAATGGGCATCTATATCGTTCGTTCTCATTTTAATAATAAATGTTTTATTGAAGCCACGAAGGATTTAAAAGGAACCATTAATGGCAGTAGATTTAAGCTAGAAGCTGGCAACCATCCCAATAGAGAGTTACAAAAGGAATGGAGAGAACATGGTAAAGAGAATTTTACAATAGAAATACTGGAGAATTTGGAATACGATAAAGATGAGACTAAAACAGACTATACAGAGGATTTAACTTTGCTCAGAATGATTTGGGAAGAAAAACTAATCAAAGAAGATCGCGAACTTTATAAAAAATAG
- a CDS encoding DUF6262 family protein produces MDRLKKLGDKNSGSEQPQKSFRTTSCLKKTKKTIIFNNMAQEAGVTKATLYSNSNIRERIEALRYQQAQVPTPAQIEREMDENKQLKDSVKINSADIYRNI; encoded by the coding sequence TTGGATAGATTAAAGAAACTAGGTGATAAGAATAGCGGTTCTGAACAACCGCAAAAATCATTTAGAACAACTTCTTGCTTAAAAAAAACAAAAAAGACAATAATTTTTAATAATATGGCTCAAGAAGCAGGAGTAACTAAAGCAACTTTATATAGCAACTCTAACATTAGAGAGAGGATTGAAGCATTAAGGTATCAACAAGCGCAAGTACCTACTCCTGCACAAATTGAAAGAGAAATGGATGAAAATAAGCAATTAAAGGATTCTGTTAAAATTAACTCTGCTGATATTTACAGAAACATATAA
- a CDS encoding ribonuclease Z: protein MLNVTLLGSGGGMPMPERHLSSLMINYKGRKILVDCGEGTQVAIRKMNAGFKSIDIICITHVHGDHIFGIPGLLSTMGNSQRLDPVTIVGPKGISDVMRGLLLSIKQLPYSIEIIEDPKGKLGITNTEQGLKIKEQKDGMNDEITVSTLELDHSAPCFGYSFYLNRRPKFEPEKAIKNDVPRLIWSKLQKGETIVAGDRKYSPDLVLGEQRRGIKLTYITDTRPTKDIPQWINQSDLFICEGTYGDNDDMDKAIKNKHMTFMEAGELAKKGKVKELLLTHFSPALKEPNFYEHNAKKEFAHTTIGYDGYRKNIEYKN from the coding sequence ATGCTGAACGTAACATTGTTGGGAAGTGGTGGAGGGATGCCTATGCCAGAACGACATCTTTCTTCGTTGATGATTAATTACAAAGGAAGAAAGATACTCGTCGATTGTGGCGAAGGCACTCAAGTTGCCATCAGAAAGATGAATGCTGGATTTAAATCTATTGATATCATCTGCATCACCCATGTCCACGGAGATCATATTTTCGGTATCCCAGGGCTATTATCTACCATGGGAAATAGCCAACGACTTGATCCTGTCACCATCGTAGGGCCCAAGGGAATATCGGATGTGATGCGAGGGTTGCTTTTAAGTATAAAACAGTTACCTTATTCTATAGAGATCATAGAAGATCCGAAGGGTAAATTAGGCATAACCAATACAGAGCAGGGTCTTAAAATAAAAGAGCAGAAAGATGGTATGAATGATGAAATCACAGTATCCACACTTGAATTAGATCATTCTGCACCTTGCTTTGGCTATAGTTTTTATCTCAATAGAAGACCTAAATTTGAGCCAGAAAAGGCTATAAAAAATGATGTACCAAGATTGATTTGGTCTAAACTCCAAAAAGGGGAAACTATTGTTGCTGGTGATAGAAAATACAGCCCTGATTTAGTTTTAGGAGAACAGAGACGGGGGATTAAGCTGACTTATATTACGGATACCAGACCAACGAAGGATATACCGCAATGGATTAATCAAAGTGATTTATTCATCTGTGAAGGCACCTATGGAGATAACGATGATATGGATAAAGCCATAAAAAATAAGCATATGACCTTTATGGAAGCAGGAGAATTAGCAAAGAAAGGGAAGGTAAAGGAACTTCTTCTGACTCATTTTAGTCCCGCTCTTAAGGAACCAAATTTCTATGAACATAATGCTAAAAAAGAGTTTGCGCATACGACGATTGGATATGATGGCTATAGAAAAAACATAGAATATAAAAACTAG
- the truA gene encoding tRNA pseudouridine(38-40) synthase TruA, which yields MRNIKLVIEYDGSRYDGWQRLKDSEQTIQGKIEKVLNEMTGSSVEIIGSGRTDAGVHAKNQIANFKTKSSMSIRDIHNYMNHYLPQDIVVKEVKEVSDRFHSRYNAQKKKYTYYVWNHRIPSAFQRKYSYYFPETLDLQRMEAAANQLLGTHDFIGFSSVKKAKKSTVRTIEEITIVQNNHMLEFSFIGDGFLHNMIRILMGTLLEIGTREKDISCIDEIFTSKTRAMAGKTAPAQGLFLEEVYY from the coding sequence ATGAGAAATATCAAATTAGTTATTGAATATGATGGTAGCCGATATGATGGCTGGCAGCGGTTGAAAGATTCAGAACAGACGATTCAAGGAAAAATAGAAAAGGTGCTCAATGAAATGACCGGTTCTTCTGTTGAAATTATAGGCTCTGGTAGAACAGATGCAGGTGTTCACGCTAAAAATCAGATCGCTAACTTTAAAACAAAATCTAGCATGAGTATTCGAGATATCCATAATTATATGAACCACTACCTTCCTCAAGATATTGTCGTCAAAGAAGTAAAAGAGGTATCCGATCGATTTCATAGCAGATACAATGCTCAGAAGAAGAAATATACCTATTATGTTTGGAACCATCGGATTCCATCTGCCTTCCAGCGAAAATACAGCTACTATTTTCCAGAAACTCTGGATCTTCAGCGCATGGAAGCAGCGGCAAATCAACTCCTTGGAACCCATGACTTTATTGGATTTTCATCCGTCAAAAAAGCAAAGAAATCCACAGTGAGAACCATCGAAGAAATCACCATCGTTCAGAATAACCATATGCTTGAATTCAGCTTTATCGGTGATGGATTTTTACATAATATGATCCGTATTTTAATGGGGACTTTACTGGAAATCGGTACGAGGGAAAAAGACATTTCTTGTATTGATGAAATATTTACGAGCAAAACTAGAGCTATGGCAGGAAAAACTGCTCCTGCTCAAGGTTTATTTTTAGAAGAAGTATATTATTAA